A stretch of Campylobacter volucris DNA encodes these proteins:
- a CDS encoding ABC-type transport auxiliary lipoprotein family protein: MKKIFLLFMALFFSACSVVSPSQTLPFARYFSISLEHNVTMANVQKDANIMVALPKGLVYTNEIFYKKDGIVNTYAYHFWQDSLNLLIKNFLETSLENAKIFKAILNQDSLAKADFILESKVSILEQDFINNEESIAKFGISLTLINMNDKSIVASKYFYYEKKLDESEPELLMKAYNEIFAQFNQELNTWMGQILE; the protein is encoded by the coding sequence ATGAAAAAAATATTTTTGCTTTTTATGGCTTTGTTTTTTAGTGCTTGTTCTGTGGTAAGTCCAAGCCAAACTTTACCTTTTGCAAGATATTTTTCCATATCTTTAGAGCATAATGTTACTATGGCAAATGTGCAAAAAGATGCTAATATTATGGTGGCTTTACCTAAAGGATTAGTATATACAAATGAAATTTTTTATAAAAAAGATGGCATAGTTAATACTTATGCGTATCATTTTTGGCAAGATAGTTTAAATTTGCTAATTAAAAATTTTTTAGAAACAAGTTTGGAAAATGCAAAAATCTTTAAAGCCATTTTAAATCAAGATAGTTTAGCTAAGGCAGATTTTATCTTAGAAAGTAAAGTAAGTATATTAGAGCAAGATTTTATCAATAATGAAGAATCTATTGCAAAATTTGGTATAAGTTTGACTTTGATTAATATGAATGATAAAAGCATTGTTGCGAGTAAATATTTTTACTATGAAAAAAAGCTTGATGAGAGTGAGCCTGAATTACTAATGAAAGCTTATAATGAAATTTTTGCTCAATTTAATCAAGAACTAAACACTTGGATGGGTCAAATTTTGGAATAA
- a CDS encoding flagellar FLiS export co-chaperone produces the protein MIDELEMLQKHLGQAANANLDGASLKHQTQKFSEDITDANDFVGALQILDSSLKKISNLLEDKNYEDVQDKVLIASESVKIVDNCSFLGNALFDNNYNVHVGSKSFAFEIYNPIKILENSDYEGMKAYIEDKREEIASLLCELALAIAAYSPSQSFGGMDFDSQNNFDFKKIFK, from the coding sequence ATGATAGATGAATTAGAAATGCTACAAAAGCATTTAGGGCAAGCAGCTAATGCTAATTTAGATGGAGCTAGTTTAAAGCATCAAACGCAAAAATTTAGTGAAGATATCACTGATGCAAATGATTTTGTCGGTGCTTTGCAAATTTTGGATTCTTCTTTGAAAAAAATTTCAAATTTATTAGAAGATAAAAACTATGAAGATGTCCAAGATAAAGTTTTAATCGCTAGTGAAAGTGTAAAAATAGTAGATAATTGTTCATTTTTAGGAAATGCTTTATTTGATAATAATTATAATGTCCATGTTGGTAGTAAATCTTTTGCTTTTGAAATTTATAATCCTATTAAAATTTTAGAAAATAGTGATTATGAAGGAATGAAAGCATATATAGAAGACAAAAGAGAAGAGATCGCTTCTTTGCTTTGCGAGCTTGCATTGGCTATTGCAGCTTATAGTCCAAGCCAAAGCTTTGGTGGAATGGATTTTGATTCACAAAATAACTTTGACTTTAAAAAAATCTTTAAATAA